In one window of candidate division WOR-3 bacterium DNA:
- the polX gene encoding DNA polymerase/3'-5' exonuclease PolX — translation MKKNKEIAQIFNQIADALEYKGENVFRVVAYRKAARVLEELTEDIEELLRSGRLKSLPGIGQGMAEKIEEYIKTGKMQKYIEATRGIPPSLLELLNIQNLGPKTLALAHKNLGVKNLEDLKRVIADGSLAKLPQMGEKKVENIKKGIELYERSHERLSIALAESVASSVVDYLKKNAPILQISPAGSLRRWKETIGDIDILVTGKDHKKIVEVFTKYPEAEEIIAAGETKSSILVQGGIQVDIRIVDKKSYGAALQYFTGSKAHNVKLRGIAVSKKWKLNEYGLFEGEKIIAGEDEVEVYKKLGLQWIPPELREDRGEVEQALKNQLPKLVELSDIKGDLQMHSNYSDSSATIEQLAIAAQRMGYEYILITDHSRSAKYAHGLEIDRLYKQWEEIDELNKRFKNFRILKGIEVDILPDGKLDYPDKILKELDMVVASIHQGFTKNVTERICAAMENPYVDIIGHPTGRLISKREGYTVDIEKVIKKAAETNTFLECNAYPDRLDLNDVNLKRCKELGVKVSIGTDAHGVEELSWMKFGVATCRRGWLEKDDVINTYPLERLLRLRKIKRKNFREMEL, via the coding sequence ATGAAAAAAAACAAAGAGATCGCCCAGATTTTCAACCAGATTGCTGATGCCTTAGAGTATAAAGGAGAAAATGTCTTCCGGGTTGTAGCATACCGCAAAGCCGCAAGGGTGCTCGAAGAACTGACCGAGGATATTGAGGAATTGTTGAGGTCCGGGAGATTAAAATCCCTCCCAGGCATCGGCCAGGGAATGGCGGAAAAAATTGAAGAATACATTAAAACCGGAAAGATGCAGAAATATATTGAAGCCACCCGGGGCATACCACCATCCCTTTTAGAATTGCTCAATATTCAAAACCTTGGACCCAAGACCCTTGCTTTAGCCCACAAAAACCTCGGGGTAAAGAATCTGGAGGATTTAAAAAGGGTCATCGCTGATGGCAGTCTGGCAAAACTTCCCCAGATGGGCGAGAAAAAAGTAGAGAATATCAAAAAAGGGATTGAGTTATACGAGCGTAGTCACGAGCGGCTCTCCATCGCCCTGGCTGAATCGGTTGCATCAAGTGTAGTGGATTATCTAAAAAAGAATGCCCCGATTTTACAGATCTCACCTGCTGGCTCGCTCCGGCGCTGGAAGGAGACGATCGGAGATATCGATATTTTGGTCACGGGCAAAGACCATAAAAAGATCGTGGAAGTATTTACAAAATATCCGGAGGCGGAAGAAATAATTGCCGCAGGTGAGACGAAAAGTTCCATTCTCGTTCAAGGCGGCATCCAGGTGGACATACGAATCGTCGACAAAAAATCCTACGGTGCTGCCCTGCAATACTTCACCGGTTCCAAAGCCCACAATGTCAAACTCCGGGGCATTGCGGTGAGTAAAAAATGGAAATTGAATGAATATGGATTATTCGAAGGCGAGAAAATCATAGCCGGCGAAGACGAAGTGGAGGTTTACAAAAAACTGGGGTTACAATGGATTCCGCCAGAATTGCGCGAAGACCGCGGAGAGGTAGAACAAGCATTGAAAAACCAGTTGCCGAAACTTGTGGAACTTTCTGATATCAAAGGGGATCTCCAGATGCATTCTAATTACTCAGATTCTTCGGCGACGATTGAACAACTCGCTATCGCTGCCCAGCGGATGGGTTATGAATATATCCTCATCACCGACCATTCGCGTTCGGCGAAATATGCCCATGGCTTAGAGATTGATCGGTTATACAAACAATGGGAAGAGATCGATGAATTGAATAAAAGATTTAAGAATTTTAGAATCCTTAAAGGAATTGAGGTTGATATCTTGCCTGATGGCAAACTGGATTATCCGGATAAGATCTTAAAAGAACTGGACATGGTCGTTGCCTCGATACATCAAGGATTCACCAAGAATGTCACCGAAAGAATCTGTGCAGCAATGGAAAATCCCTATGTAGATATCATAGGCCATCCAACAGGGCGCCTTATCTCCAAGCGTGAAGGGTATACGGTGGATATTGAAAAGGTGATAAAAAAGGCTGCTGAAACAAATACATTCTTAGAGTGTAATGCCTATCCGGATCGGCTGGATTTGAATGATGTGAACCTGAAACGGTGTAAGGAATTAGGCGTAAAAGTGAGCATCGGGACTGATGCCCATGGGGTTGAGGAATTGTCCTGGATGAAATTCGGGGTTGCCACCTGCCGGCGGGGATGGCTGGAAAAAGATGATGTTATCAATACCTATCCATTAGAAAGACTTTTGAGGCTGAGAAAGATAAAAAGAAAAAATTTTAGAGAGATGGAATTATGA
- a CDS encoding S8 family peptidase yields MIGTIIFILYSAYITPELEYQLSHAGDKEMLTVICALKTEYPYEAIENLPVKDKIRILKETAAKSQKRLIEYLSSCSEDVKELKSFWIFNGLHITATKRLISKLREWDEIKYLLHDGVIILPGSVINEDFRTPEWNIRRVKADSCWLAGYTGSDVLLGLLDSGCNFTHPALAGKWSGYWKDCVNGQTQPYDDNGHGIFMAGIICGGDGPGPFTNDIGVAPGAKLVVAKVFNAQGVGQYTWIDDGMQWMADLKVDSGVDIRAVSNSWTSGNIYDLHFWNMCRTWKSIGILGIWNIGSTGPGSGTSLAPGNYPLVLGCGAVDSLDYIASFSSRGPAPDTPPWNDTTFWYRRDWNLTKPEIVAPGVNIRSCTGSSGYQTMSGTSLSNPHVAGGVAILCQANPNLTVTELYNLFLDNADSIYYGGYPNNTYGWGRLNLWRTLRAVTGKKENKSEGLKMHISITPNPSPGFIKLSPGGDLLSAVLYDIAGKKVCALKIEKNADIIPLPATIKNGIYFLEVKSKTTRLVHKIILIR; encoded by the coding sequence ATGATCGGAACTATAATCTTCATCCTTTATTCGGCTTATATCACCCCGGAATTGGAATATCAATTATCCCATGCCGGGGATAAAGAAATGCTCACCGTGATCTGCGCGCTAAAGACCGAATATCCCTATGAGGCGATTGAAAATCTTCCCGTCAAAGATAAAATCCGCATCTTAAAAGAGACTGCAGCTAAAAGCCAAAAGAGATTGATTGAGTATCTTTCATCCTGCTCCGAGGATGTGAAGGAATTAAAATCATTCTGGATATTCAATGGACTCCATATCACTGCGACAAAAAGGTTGATTAGTAAACTCCGGGAATGGGATGAGATCAAATATCTCCTCCATGATGGAGTGATTATACTCCCTGGGTCAGTGATAAATGAAGACTTCCGGACCCCTGAGTGGAATATAAGAAGGGTCAAGGCAGATTCCTGCTGGTTGGCAGGATATACGGGGAGTGATGTCTTACTGGGTCTCCTTGATAGTGGATGTAATTTTACCCATCCGGCGCTTGCTGGTAAATGGAGTGGCTACTGGAAGGACTGTGTAAACGGACAGACCCAGCCCTATGATGACAATGGGCATGGCATATTCATGGCGGGCATTATCTGTGGCGGTGATGGTCCAGGACCATTTACCAATGATATCGGTGTCGCTCCGGGCGCCAAACTGGTCGTAGCCAAGGTATTCAATGCACAGGGTGTCGGGCAATATACCTGGATAGATGACGGCATGCAATGGATGGCAGACTTGAAAGTTGACTCCGGTGTTGATATCCGGGCTGTCTCTAACTCCTGGACATCGGGGAACATATACGATCTTCACTTCTGGAATATGTGCCGCACCTGGAAATCAATCGGCATCCTCGGGATATGGAACATCGGTTCTACCGGACCTGGCTCGGGCACAAGTCTGGCACCAGGTAATTACCCGCTGGTCTTGGGTTGCGGGGCAGTTGATTCCCTTGACTATATTGCCTCATTCTCATCCCGCGGTCCTGCACCGGATACTCCTCCCTGGAATGATACAACTTTCTGGTATCGGAGGGACTGGAACCTTACCAAACCAGAGATTGTAGCACCAGGCGTGAATATCAGGTCTTGCACAGGTAGTAGTGGTTATCAGACGATGAGCGGAACTTCCCTATCCAACCCCCATGTTGCGGGCGGTGTGGCAATATTATGTCAGGCAAATCCAAATTTAACGGTGACCGAATTGTATAATCTATTTCTTGATAATGCGGATTCAATCTACTATGGAGGCTACCCGAATAATACCTATGGTTGGGGAAGGCTGAATCTCTGGCGGACACTCCGGGCAGTAACGGGAAAGAAAGAAAATAAATCGGAAGGGTTAAAAATGCATATCTCAATCACCCCAAACCCCAGCCCGGGTTTCATTAAACTCTCTCCAGGTGGTGATCTTCTATCGGCGGTGTTATACGATATTGCCGGAAAAAAGGTGTGTGCTTTAAAAATAGAAAAAAACGCTGACATCATTCCCTTACCCGCAACGATAAAAAATGGAATCTATTTTCTTGAAGTTAAATCAAAAACCACTCGGCTGGTGCATAAGATCATCTTGATAAGATAA
- a CDS encoding VOC family protein, translating to MAGIIFFKTQNLPKIKEFYVTRIGMEVWLEQADCAILKHGNLLLGFCQRETTETQGIITFVYENTDQVYNMYKKFRLEALSEPEVNEKYRIYHFFIKDPEGRLVEFQNFLEPVSI from the coding sequence ATGGCGGGCATTATCTTCTTCAAGACCCAGAACTTACCAAAAATAAAAGAGTTTTATGTTACCCGGATTGGCATGGAGGTCTGGTTAGAACAGGCTGACTGTGCAATTCTCAAACATGGTAATTTGCTACTCGGTTTTTGTCAGCGTGAGACTACCGAGACCCAGGGTATAATCACATTTGTTTATGAGAATACCGATCAGGTCTATAATATGTATAAAAAATTCCGTCTCGAGGCATTATCCGAGCCTGAGGTGAACGAAAAATACCGTATCTATCATTTCTTTATCAAAGACCCAGAAGGCAGGCTGGTAGAGTTTCAGAACTTTCTGGAGCCAGTAAGTATTTGA
- a CDS encoding fused MFS/spermidine synthase has product MPVLLFIAFLSGFTMLIYELIWARLLVLTFGTTAFANTLVIATFMLGLGWGGIYFGRLADRFRNPVKLFAYLQMGIGFGGFLLLFILPALPGFFSKLVRIFSGADFGFHFLRWLVSFLILLVPASLMGGTFPVMSKIYLQQGFEIKKGIGMVYGIHTLGGVLGALLTGFLFIRNLGMIATQLLAILINLIISLSLFRIQPARAVEDLKPKSFTSKPNLMEGFSRFLPMVAFLTGFASLACEIFWLRALLIFLTNSTYTFAIILGVFLTGIFLGSLIFARLSCKYRLDTLLASVQIFMGLWIIGGALFMNQLPRLLFLLEGILEIPFLRIFLPALFLALVVMVVPTVLMGINFPLLCSLSASGSTALGSGVGKIYFFNTIGSALGAVFTGVFLIAWVGVLKGLILIAALNLGLGLLFSILSRAPVWNFFLVGAAILLMFYSLPQRYILPPSLLHTPGRQDRVLYYKETREGTIVVSEDQRSGVRSCYVNNNAVIGTTYDALKVVKLLGTLPIVFNPEAKEALVIGFGVGITTATLAQYELEKIDCVELCPDLFEAARYFTNHNKYVFKNPKVNFISGDGRNFLLQSNKKYDIISCDPTHPILGSNNLYTREYFLLCKDHLTEKGVVCQYLPLHKLSPNEFRILIRTFASVFPYTTIWLGYSHGIMVGTQAGIRLRFERLKIVKDEMLKDPYLLAVACLLIPEDLPNITQNSPLNTDNNPLLEFFTPGSLKRENWESNIKQLFARRADLAEIFEGIDDLERLNRYLLGQRYLIEGLIYQNQRNYSAMHAAFQKVLEVNPENQEVRLFLRAK; this is encoded by the coding sequence ATGCCTGTTTTGTTGTTCATCGCTTTTCTCTCCGGATTCACAATGTTAATATATGAGCTCATCTGGGCGAGATTATTAGTGCTCACTTTTGGTACCACTGCATTTGCAAACACCTTAGTCATTGCTACTTTCATGCTCGGCTTGGGTTGGGGAGGAATTTATTTCGGCAGGCTTGCTGATCGTTTCCGGAATCCGGTTAAACTATTCGCCTATTTGCAGATGGGGATCGGTTTTGGGGGATTCCTTTTACTCTTCATCTTACCGGCACTCCCTGGTTTTTTCAGCAAACTGGTGCGTATTTTCTCCGGGGCTGATTTTGGTTTTCATTTCCTCAGGTGGCTTGTATCCTTTCTCATTTTATTGGTACCGGCTTCTCTAATGGGTGGTACATTTCCGGTGATGAGCAAAATTTATCTACAGCAAGGATTTGAAATTAAAAAGGGTATCGGCATGGTATATGGTATCCATACTTTAGGTGGTGTCCTCGGTGCCTTGCTTACTGGATTTCTCTTCATAAGAAATTTAGGTATGATTGCTACGCAACTTCTGGCGATATTAATCAACTTGATCATAAGCCTGTCGCTATTTCGGATCCAACCAGCGAGGGCAGTAGAAGATTTAAAACCAAAATCTTTCACCTCAAAGCCAAATTTGATGGAAGGTTTCAGCAGATTCCTTCCCATGGTGGCATTCTTAACCGGCTTTGCCAGTCTGGCTTGTGAAATCTTTTGGTTGCGCGCACTTTTGATTTTTTTGACCAACTCAACTTATACCTTTGCTATCATCCTTGGAGTTTTTTTAACCGGCATTTTTTTGGGCAGTTTGATTTTTGCAAGACTTTCCTGTAAATATCGACTTGATACACTCCTGGCATCGGTGCAAATTTTTATGGGATTGTGGATCATCGGTGGTGCACTCTTTATGAATCAACTTCCCCGGTTATTATTCTTATTGGAGGGGATTCTTGAGATACCCTTTTTACGAATTTTCCTTCCGGCTCTCTTCCTCGCCCTGGTGGTGATGGTGGTCCCTACCGTGCTCATGGGAATAAATTTTCCGCTGCTCTGTTCGTTATCGGCTTCTGGATCGACTGCACTCGGCAGCGGGGTCGGTAAAATTTATTTTTTTAATACCATCGGTAGTGCCCTCGGCGCTGTTTTTACCGGAGTTTTTTTGATTGCATGGGTAGGGGTGCTCAAAGGACTCATTCTGATTGCCGCGCTCAACCTTGGTTTGGGATTGTTGTTTTCCATTCTTTCCCGAGCACCCGTTTGGAATTTCTTCTTGGTAGGAGCAGCGATTCTGCTGATGTTTTATTCACTACCACAAAGATACATTCTGCCTCCTTCGCTTTTACATACTCCAGGACGTCAGGACCGGGTTTTGTATTACAAAGAGACTCGCGAAGGCACGATAGTGGTGAGCGAAGATCAGCGGAGTGGAGTTCGTTCCTGTTATGTGAATAACAACGCCGTGATCGGAACCACCTATGATGCTCTAAAAGTGGTGAAGTTGCTGGGGACCCTTCCGATTGTTTTCAATCCCGAGGCAAAGGAAGCTTTGGTTATCGGCTTTGGCGTGGGCATAACAACTGCGACCCTTGCCCAGTACGAACTTGAAAAGATTGATTGTGTTGAATTGTGCCCGGATCTATTTGAGGCCGCCCGATATTTTACCAATCATAATAAATATGTTTTTAAAAATCCAAAGGTAAATTTTATTTCTGGGGACGGTCGAAATTTTTTACTCCAGAGCAATAAGAAATACGATATCATCTCCTGTGATCCAACCCATCCCATATTGGGAAGTAACAATTTATACACCCGCGAATATTTTCTATTATGCAAAGACCATTTAACTGAAAAAGGTGTAGTATGTCAGTATTTGCCCCTTCACAAATTGAGCCCGAATGAGTTTCGCATTCTCATCAGAACCTTTGCGAGTGTCTTCCCATATACTACTATCTGGCTTGGTTATTCACATGGGATTATGGTAGGAACCCAGGCTGGGATACGCCTCCGTTTTGAAAGATTAAAAATTGTAAAGGACGAGATGCTTAAAGACCCCTATCTTTTGGCGGTTGCCTGTTTACTCATCCCAGAAGATCTCCCAAATATAACGCAGAATTCACCGCTTAATACCGACAATAATCCGCTTTTGGAGTTTTTCACCCCGGGCAGCTTAAAAAGGGAGAATTGGGAATCGAATATAAAGCAGTTGTTTGCCCGGCGTGCGGATTTAGCCGAGATATTTGAAGGGATTGACGATTTGGAGAGATTGAACCGTTACCTTCTGGGTCAGCGTTATCTCATCGAAGGGCTCATTTATCAGAACCAGAGGAACTATTCGGCGATGCACGCTGCCTTCCAGAAGGTGCTCGAAGTTAATCCGGAAAATCAAGAGGTACGACTATTCTTGCGGGCGAAATGA
- a CDS encoding tRNA (adenine-N1)-methyltransferase: MDGNIIKNGDLVYIYLDEKRQFLISATPGLKLSTDFGDIKIDEIIDQEFGYVGKTHLGRNFYCLKPTTGDLMLKIKRRTTIVYPKDLGYLFFETAIGPNSKVIEVGTGSGALTLFLSKVVAPDGIVYSYERNEEFLQNAQKNLERIKNKSRIEYFLRDVALDGFLQKDVDAIFIDVPEPWAIVPKAAEALKSGHHLVAWCPNVEQVKKTVETLHAFHFVRIKVAEIIQREILVRERGVRPKERGITHTAYLISATKSKG, from the coding sequence ATGGATGGGAATATCATTAAAAATGGTGACTTAGTCTATATCTATCTTGATGAAAAAAGGCAATTTCTTATTTCTGCCACTCCTGGATTGAAGTTATCCACCGACTTTGGAGATATAAAAATTGACGAAATCATTGATCAAGAATTTGGTTATGTAGGCAAGACCCATCTGGGCAGAAATTTCTATTGTCTCAAACCCACGACCGGCGATCTGATGTTGAAAATAAAACGCCGCACGACGATTGTGTATCCCAAGGATCTGGGGTATTTATTTTTTGAAACTGCAATCGGTCCGAATTCAAAGGTGATTGAAGTTGGAACCGGCAGCGGTGCCCTGACCCTATTTTTATCAAAGGTGGTAGCCCCTGATGGTATCGTCTACAGTTATGAACGGAATGAAGAATTTCTCCAAAACGCCCAGAAAAATCTGGAAAGAATTAAAAATAAAAGCCGGATTGAATACTTTCTGCGCGATGTAGCACTTGATGGTTTTCTTCAAAAAGATGTAGATGCAATATTCATTGATGTTCCCGAGCCCTGGGCGATCGTTCCCAAGGCGGCGGAAGCATTGAAGAGTGGCCACCATCTTGTTGCCTGGTGTCCCAATGTGGAACAGGTTAAAAAGACAGTGGAAACCTTGCATGCATTCCACTTTGTCCGTATCAAGGTCGCGGAGATCATTCAACGGGAAATTCTGGTTAGGGAGCGGGGTGTACGACCCAAAGAAAGGGGTATCACCCATACCGCCTATCTTATCAGTGCCACCAAGAGCAAAGGATAA
- a CDS encoding peptidoglycan DD-metalloendopeptidase family protein produces MKFLLIAFCIFAQLSEKQKELDELKKRLTVVRQEIKQLEKEKAGALSRIEKIDEAINLSNEYLEKLSAQEYEERTRVAELNREIARLEAKMKFQKEELRARLIRLYKWTPFYRLEVLFSSKSIAEILSTSYYLQILAKNDQKLFFECKNDWTKYLADKKMREDLIALLETRRQEKAQEIERLNAERLEKRKILDEIARQESEKKKIEKELKSAQRKLEELIISLRKQKEKEEKRAQSYLEMNKGKLPWPCKGSVGTKFGKVVHPKYNTTTKNNGIDILSNYGENVYAVAQGRVVYAGKFIGYGNLVVIDHLDGFYSLYGHLAEILVKVGEEIPAGRIIGRVGESGSLSGPMLHFELRKEGKPVDPLLYLE; encoded by the coding sequence ATGAAGTTTTTGTTAATCGCCTTTTGTATTTTTGCCCAGCTGAGTGAAAAGCAGAAAGAACTCGATGAACTGAAAAAGAGATTGACGGTCGTGAGACAGGAGATCAAACAGTTGGAAAAAGAAAAAGCCGGAGCCCTGAGCAGGATTGAAAAGATTGATGAAGCGATAAACCTTTCCAATGAATATCTTGAAAAATTATCCGCTCAGGAATATGAAGAGAGAACGAGGGTGGCAGAATTAAATCGGGAGATAGCCCGGCTCGAAGCCAAGATGAAATTCCAGAAAGAAGAACTGCGGGCAAGATTGATCCGGCTTTATAAGTGGACACCATTTTATCGACTTGAAGTGCTGTTTTCTTCAAAATCGATTGCGGAGATTCTTTCCACTTCTTATTATCTCCAGATTCTGGCTAAGAACGACCAAAAATTGTTCTTTGAGTGTAAAAACGATTGGACAAAGTATCTCGCGGACAAGAAGATGCGCGAAGACTTGATCGCCCTATTAGAAACCCGGCGGCAGGAGAAGGCACAGGAGATTGAAAGGCTCAATGCTGAGCGGCTGGAGAAGCGGAAGATTCTCGATGAAATTGCCCGGCAGGAAAGTGAAAAAAAGAAGATAGAGAAAGAATTGAAGAGCGCACAACGCAAACTCGAAGAGTTGATAATATCGCTGCGCAAACAGAAAGAAAAAGAAGAAAAGCGTGCCCAGAGTTATCTGGAAATGAATAAAGGCAAGCTTCCCTGGCCCTGTAAGGGTTCGGTAGGAACGAAATTTGGTAAGGTTGTCCATCCCAAGTATAATACCACCACCAAGAATAATGGGATTGATATCTTGAGCAATTATGGGGAGAATGTCTATGCCGTGGCTCAGGGCAGGGTTGTTTATGCAGGGAAATTCATCGGCTATGGTAATTTGGTCGTCATCGACCACCTGGATGGGTTTTATTCTCTTTATGGTCATCTTGCCGAGATTCTTGTAAAAGTCGGTGAAGAAATCCCGGCGGGTAGGATAATCGGTCGGGTGGGCGAAAGTGGTTCGCTCTCCGGACCCATGCTCCACTTTGAATTGCGAAAAGAGGGAAAGCCAGTAGATCCACTCCTCTATCTGGAGTAA
- a CDS encoding permease-like cell division protein FtsX, producing the protein MGLRIGIREGFRTISRSRSLFILSLLVAAISFYLLSIFGLLTVNLYKLALYLDEKIEIIAFLEERADVSWLKNSIKKINGVQDVVYISADAALKQLQEEVAETKEIIRVFEENPLPASIRIKIEPAFRNSRGLEEINKKVLLLKGVKETIYGGELVEQLKRVTGIMLFFDLGLLVIITLSVIFVIFQTIKLTIFAHATEIEIMKLVGATDTFITIPFVFQGLVQGVLGGAIAYLLLLITVRIASAFFAIPFFPKSLFFLGSVILGMIFGIIGSSIALRRFLR; encoded by the coding sequence ATGGGTTTACGAATTGGTATCAGAGAAGGATTTCGGACCATCAGCCGGAGTCGTTCGTTATTCATCCTTTCTCTCCTGGTTGCGGCGATATCCTTCTATTTGCTCTCCATATTTGGTCTGCTTACGGTCAATCTTTACAAATTGGCACTTTATCTTGATGAAAAGATAGAGATAATTGCCTTTCTGGAAGAGCGTGCCGATGTATCCTGGCTGAAAAACAGCATCAAAAAAATCAACGGGGTTCAGGATGTAGTATATATATCGGCAGATGCCGCATTAAAACAGCTTCAGGAGGAGGTTGCTGAAACTAAAGAGATCATCCGGGTCTTTGAAGAAAATCCATTGCCTGCTTCAATAAGGATTAAAATTGAACCCGCTTTCCGGAATTCCCGGGGCTTGGAGGAGATAAATAAAAAAGTTCTACTTTTAAAGGGTGTCAAGGAGACAATATACGGCGGCGAACTTGTTGAGCAACTCAAAAGGGTTACAGGTATCATGCTCTTTTTTGACCTGGGATTACTGGTCATCATCACCCTTTCAGTGATATTCGTCATCTTCCAGACGATCAAACTCACCATCTTCGCCCATGCTACGGAGATAGAGATAATGAAACTCGTCGGTGCCACCGATACCTTTATCACCATCCCCTTTGTGTTTCAGGGATTGGTCCAGGGTGTTCTTGGCGGTGCGATTGCTTATTTATTGCTGTTGATAACGGTAAGAATTGCCTCAGCCTTTTTTGCCATACCCTTTTTCCCAAAATCGCTATTCTTCTTGGGCAGTGTAATTTTGGGGATGATATTTGGCATCATCGGTTCCAGCATTGCCCTGCGAAGGTTTTTGAGATGA
- the ftsE gene encoding cell division ATP-binding protein FtsE has product MIIFDKVTKVFQKNWIALDDISFEIQKGEFVFLTGPTGAGKSTILKLIYKEEEPTKGTIKVLDYNLRFLRRNKLPELRRKIGVIFQDFKLLPDRTVEENVAFALEVTDIPPRDLKKKVFDILTYVKLSHKKFNYPYQLSGGEQQKIAIARALVREPYILLADEPTGNLDLKSSQEVLEILMDINYKGTTVVMATHNQLLVRKAKRRIIHLENGKIISDK; this is encoded by the coding sequence ATGATTATCTTTGATAAAGTGACAAAGGTTTTTCAAAAAAACTGGATTGCCCTCGATGATATATCCTTTGAAATCCAAAAAGGTGAGTTTGTCTTCCTCACCGGTCCTACAGGCGCGGGTAAGAGCACCATTTTGAAACTGATTTACAAAGAAGAAGAACCCACCAAAGGAACGATCAAAGTCCTTGATTATAATCTCCGATTTCTAAGGCGGAATAAATTACCCGAATTACGGCGGAAGATCGGGGTGATCTTTCAGGATTTTAAGCTCTTACCTGACCGTACAGTAGAAGAGAATGTCGCCTTTGCCCTGGAAGTGACCGATATCCCGCCCCGGGACCTGAAGAAAAAGGTTTTTGATATCCTCACCTATGTAAAACTGAGCCATAAGAAATTCAATTATCCTTACCAGCTCTCGGGCGGCGAACAGCAAAAGATTGCGATTGCCCGGGCACTGGTCCGAGAACCCTATATCCTTCTTGCCGATGAACCTACCGGCAATCTCGATTTGAAAAGTTCTCAGGAAGTTCTGGAGATTCTGATGGATATCAACTACAAAGGAACCACCGTGGTCATGGCAACCCATAATCAACTCTTGGTGCGCAAGGCGAAGAGACGCATCATCCACTTAGAAAATGGTAAGATCATTTCGGATAAATAG
- the larB gene encoding nickel pincer cofactor biosynthesis protein LarB, which translates to MFKIKKQTSETFRDLGFAKLDLHRERRKGFPEVVFCQGKSAEQILRCAEEILKANKKVLLTRVEESTAQLLKERFKNGNYFPKARLFYVGKRKPGSGLVCVISAGTGDLPIAEEAAITAEIMGSRVERIYDVGVAGLHRLLSYRKLLKKARVIVVVAGMDGVLPSVVAGLFVAPVIGVPTSIGYGANFQGLAPLLTMLNCCAPGVGVVNIDNGFGAGYLAHLINSL; encoded by the coding sequence GTGTTTAAGATAAAAAAGCAGACTAGCGAAACATTTCGTGACCTCGGATTTGCGAAACTTGATCTCCATCGGGAAAGACGGAAGGGATTTCCCGAGGTGGTCTTCTGTCAGGGTAAGAGTGCGGAGCAGATTTTGAGATGTGCCGAGGAGATTCTGAAAGCAAATAAAAAGGTTCTTTTAACCAGGGTGGAAGAGTCTACCGCCCAACTGCTAAAAGAACGATTCAAAAACGGCAATTACTTTCCTAAGGCAAGGTTATTTTATGTGGGTAAAAGGAAACCAGGGTCCGGGCTGGTCTGTGTGATCTCGGCAGGCACCGGTGATCTGCCGATAGCCGAAGAGGCTGCGATCACCGCAGAAATCATGGGCAGCCGGGTGGAACGGATTTACGATGTCGGGGTTGCTGGATTGCATAGGCTATTGAGTTATAGAAAATTATTAAAAAAAGCCCGGGTCATCGTCGTCGTCGCAGGAATGGATGGAGTTTTGCCTTCGGTCGTTGCTGGTCTATTTGTCGCGCCGGTCATTGGGGTCCCTACGAGTATCGGATATGGGGCTAATTTCCAGGGTTTGGCACCTCTTTTGACGATGCTCAACTGTTGTGCTCCAGGAGTGGGGGTGGTTAATATTGATAATGGTTTCGGCGCTGGTTATCTCGCCCATCTGATAAATTCCCTATGA